GACCAGACGCTCGCCCCGCCGGTGGACCTGCTGGCCATCGCCGCGCATCGCGACGACGTGGAGCTGCTCTGCGGCGGCACCATGGCGAAGACGGCGGCGCAGGGATACCGCACCGGCATCCTGGACCTCACCGCCGGCGAGCGGGGCACCGACGGCAGCGCGCAGCTGCGCGGCGCCGAGGCGGAGGCCGCGGCGCGTGTGCTGGGCGTCACCGCGCGCCGCAACGCCGGGCTGCCCGACGCGGGCCTGGAGAACACGCCCGAGACGCGGCGGCTGCTGGCGGGGTTCATTAGGGCGTTCCGGCCGCGCGTGGTTATCATCCCGTACATCACCGGGCGGCACCCCGACCACCGCATCGCCTCGCAGCTGGCGTACGACGCCTGCTTCCTGGCGGGGCTCGTCAAGCTCGACGCGCCAGGCGAGCCG
The sequence above is drawn from the Longimicrobium sp. genome and encodes:
- the bshB1 gene encoding bacillithiol biosynthesis deacetylase BshB1, whose amino-acid sequence is MTDDQTLAPPVDLLAIAAHRDDVELLCGGTMAKTAAQGYRTGILDLTAGERGTDGSAQLRGAEAEAAARVLGVTARRNAGLPDAGLENTPETRRLLAGFIRAFRPRVVIIPYITGRHPDHRIASQLAYDACFLAGLVKLDAPGEPHRPHKILYALAYREDPVKPSFVVDITDQMETKMQAVHCYSSQFDGKTWGGEVFPGGDRPLYDQVRMHAARYGSLIRTEYGEPFYVVETMQVDDVVALPVRSI